A stretch of DNA from bacterium:
GTGCGCACCATGGGCCGGCTCAACACCCCTGAAGAGTACAACAATCTCATCATCAAGGAGAGCGGTCAGTCCATCGTTCGCCTCAAGGATGTGGGCTATGCTGAGTTGGGCCCGGAAAACTATCGCTCCATGACTAAACGCGATCGCATGCCCATGGTCAGCTTGGTGCTGATCCCCCAGCCCGGCGCCAACTATATCGAAATCCTTGACGAATTTTACCGGCGCATCAATCAGATGCAGCGGGATCTGCCGCCGGATATCAAACTGAGCATCGGCTTTGACAACACCAAGTACATCCGGAAATCCATTAAAGAAGTGGCGGAGACGGTGATCACCGCCTTTGTGTTGGTGGTGTTGATCATCTTCCTGTTTTTACGCGATTGGCGTACCACGGTCATTCCGGTGATCGCCATCCCCATTTCGCTGATCGGTTCCTTTTTCATCATGTACGCGGCCGGATTCTCCATCAATGTGCTGACGCTGCTCGGCATTGTCCTGGCCATCGGCATGGTGGTGGACGATGCCATTGTGGTGCTGGAGAACATTTACGCCAAGGTCGAAAATCATCTGCCGCCCCTGCAGGCAGCGATCTCCGGTTCCAAGGAGGTCTATTTCGCGATCATCAGCACCACGGTGACGTTGGCCGCGGTGTTTCTGCCGGTCATCTTTCTGCAGGGATTGATCGGCCGTCTGTTCCGGGAATTCGGTATCGTCCTCGCCGGTTCCATCGTTATCTCGGCGTTCGTCTCGCTGACGCTGACGCCGATGATGTCATCGCGCATTCTACGGGAAAAGGAGAAGCACAGCCGTTTTTACTCTTGGTCTGAACCGTTTTTCAAGCGCATCGTCGAGACTTACCGTCGGGCTTTGGCCGGCTTCATGCGGCATCGATCCTGGGCTTTTGTGGGCGTGGCTGTGGCCGTGCTGATCATCGTGGTGACCTGGATCGCGCTGCCCAGCGAGCTGTCGCCCTATGAAGATCGCAGCAGCATTCAGATCCGCGCCACCGGGCCGGAGGGGTTGTCGTTCGAATACATGAGCCGGTACATGGATGAGCTGGTGCGGGTGGTGGAGCAGGAGGTGCCGGAGCGAGCCTCGCTCTTCAGCATGACCGCCATGGGTGCAGGCGCTTCCAACAGCGGTTTCGTCCGTCTGACCCTGAAGGAGCCTGAAGAACGTACCCGCAGCCAACAAGAGATCGCCGAACAGCTGGCGCCTAAGGTCAACCGCTTGACCGGAGCGCGGGCGTTTGTTGCTCAGGATCAATCCCTCAGCACCAGCCGTCGCTCCTCCCTGCCGGTGCAATATGTGATCCAGGCGCCTGATTTCGAAAGGCTGAAGGAAGTGCTGCCCAAGTTCGTCGAGGAGGCGCGCAAAAACCCTATATTCAATTTTGTCGATACGGATCTAAAATTCAACAAGCCGGAACTTCAGGTGGTCATCAACCGGGAACGAAGCCGCACTCTGGGGGTTTCCACCCGGGACATCTCGGAGACGCTGCGGCTGGCCTACAGCGGAGGGCGCTGGGGTTATTTCATCCGCAACGCCAAACAATATCAGATCATCGGCCAGCTCGGCCGCGGCGACCGCGATGAACCGATGGACCTGAAGATGCTTTATGTGCGCAACAAGAACGGTGAAATGGTGCGTTTGGATAATCTGGTGGAGCTGGAGGAGCAGAGCAGTCCGCCGACCCTGTACCGTTTCAACCGCTACGTCGCTGCCACAGTATCCGCGGGACTGGTGCGAGGTAAAACCATCGGCGACGGCATCCTGGCCATGGATGAGATCGCCGACCGCGTGCTGGATGATTCGTTCCGCACCGAACTCACGGGTCCGTCGCGCGATTTCAGCGAAAGCTCCTCCAGCGTTCTGTTTGCATTTTTCCTCGCGCTGGTGCTGATCTTTCTGATTCTGGCGGCCCAGTTTGAGAGCTTTCGCGATCCGTTCGTCATCATGTTGACCGTGCCGTTGGCATTGGCCGGCGCGCTGCTGTCGCTCTGGTACTTTAACCAGACCATCAACATCTTCAGCCAGATCGGATTGATCATGCTGATCGGTCTGGTGACCAAAAACGGCATTCTCATCGTCGAGTTCGCCAATCAGCGCCGCGCTCAGGGGCTTGACATTATGACCGCGATTCAGGACGCCGCGGTCTCGCGCTTCCGACCCATTGTGATGACCAGTCTATCCACGTTTCTGGGAATCCTGCCTATCGCCATGGCCCTGGGCGCCGGCAGTGAAAGCCGCATCCCCATGGGCATCGCGGTGTGCGGCGGTCTGGTGTTCTCGACTTTTCTGACGCTGTTCATCATACCGGCGATTTACAGCTATCTCGCCAAGCGGCAGCGTTCGTTCGAATATCTTGAGGTCAAGGAATAGGAAACCAGATCATGAAAACAGAGCGGCTATTTTTGATTTTTTCCCTGCTGCTGATATCGGGCGCTGTTGGCCAGGAACAGTTGACGCTGGACCAAGCCATCGCGCTGGCAATGGAGCACAATTTCGCCATCCGCGTCGCCCGCACCGAGGCGCAGATCGGCCGCAACAATTACCATCCGGGCAACGCCGGCATGCTGCCTGAACTGGCCGCCACAGCGTCCACCACCCACAGCGTCAGCAATTCGAAACAGACCTATGTCACCGGCAATGTCATCGACCGCACCAATGCGGTTTCGGACGCCAAGAACCTGGCGATCAATTTCAACTGGACCCTGTTCGATGGTCTGGCTATGTTCGCCAACTTGAACAAACTGCGCGAATTTCGCGACATGGGCGAACTGGAGGCGCACCGGGCTGTGGAGACCACGCTGAACGAGGTGATTTCGGCTTACTATGATATTCTCCTGCAGAAGCAGATCCGGCAGTCTCTGGAGGAGGCGGTGACGATATCGGAGCAACGGCTGAAGATCAGTGAGGCCAAGCATGCGATGGGTTCTGAATCCCGGTTCGATCTGCTTAACGCCCGGGTGGATTTGAACCAGGATCGTTCCAGCCTGGTGAACCAGGAGATCAACCTGAACAATGCCAGGACCTCGCTCAACGAGTTGCTCGGCCGCGCCGGCGACCTGCATTTTGAGGTGAAGGATTCGATCACGTTTACCCGGAGGTTGACGTTGCCGGAACTGCGGGAGGGCCTGCTGCAAAACAACACCGATTTGTTGTGGGCGAGAAAGAACCAGCGGGTGGCTGAGCTCGAAGTATCAGCAGCCCGCGCCCCCATGCTTCCGCGCTTCGGCGTCAACGGCGGCTACACCATTGCCCGTTCCGAATCGCAATCCGGCCTCATGCACAGCAATAAAAGCCACGGCTATAATTACGGCGTGAACGCCAGTTATACGCTCTTTGACGGATTCACCGTCCATCGCAATTGGCAAAACGCCCGGGTGATGGAACGCAGCAATGAGCTGAGAGTGCTGGAGCTGCAAAACCAGCTGGAAGCGGAGTTAACCCGTCTGTTTCAACACTACCAGGCCAACATGGTGTTGATCGATATGGAGCAGGAGAACGTGGAGGTGGCGCGGGAAAATGTGGCTATCTCCATGGAGAAATACCGGTTGGGCAGCATCAGCGCGCTGCAGATGCGCGATATTCAGGTCAAATACCTGAACGCCGAAAGCCGTTTGATCAGCGCCCAGTATTCAGCCAAAATCCACGAGATCGGGTTGCTCAGATTGAGTGGACAGCTGGTCCGGCCGCAGGAAAAACTGTAGTGTGACGCCGATGGATGGGAAGTTCCAGCTTCTTATTCAAGAGGATGAACTGTTGCCGATGATAGGATTGCTATTGTGGAAGTCAAAGCTGGAGCTTTTAGCCAAATGCGTTTCCGAGCAGGCTTGGGAACGAGAGTAAAGTGTATGGAACATGCCGAGCGCACTAAAAAAAAGGCGACCCAGCGGGTCGCCTGTGGATATCAGTCTGCGGTCACTCGGCAATAAACTGGCGCAGATAGGCGCCGCTCTGAAAGAGCGCCATCTTGCGGCTTTGCAGCGATCCTTCAAACGCTCGGTCCTCCACCTCCACACAGATCGCTCCGTCGTATCCGCTGTCGCCCAGCACAGAGATGAACCGGCCCCAATCGACATCGCCCAACCCCGGCAGTTTCGGCGTATGGAATTCAAGGGGACAGGCTAAAATACCCACTTGGTTCAGTCGGTGCTGATCCACACGACAATCCTTGGCGTGCACGTGAAAGATCTTTTCCCTGAACTCGCGCACCGCCGTCAGATAATCGATCTGTTGCCAGACCAGATGGGAAGGATCGAGGTTCAGGCCGAAATGATCCGAAGGAATCTCCTCGAACATGCGGCGCCAGATCGCCGGCGAATGCGCCAGGTTCTTGCCCGCCGGCCATTCGTCCTTGGTGAAAAACATCGGACAATTCTCGATCGCCACCTTGATACCGCGTTCCTCGGCAAATTTGATCAATCCGGGCCACACCTGCAGGAAACGGGGCCAATTATCGTCCACGCTGCGGGTCCAATCACGGCCGATAAAAGTGTTGATCACCTGAATCTCCAACAGTTCGGCTGCTTTGATCAACTACTGAAGATGTTGGATATAGACCGCCGCTTCCACCGGATTCGGGGACAGCGGATTGGGATAATAACCCAGCCCGCTGATGGTGATCCCGGATTTGAGCACTTTGCTGCGGATTTTCTTCGCCGACGTCTTGTCCAGATTTGCCACATCGATATGGGTCACGCCGGCATAGCGTCGTTCCGCCTTGCCTCTGGGCCAGCACATCATTTCAACGCACGAGTAGCCGCTATCCTTGGCAAAGGACAGCACATGCTCGAAATCCAATTCCCCTAGAATGGCGCTGACAAATCCCAATTTCATGGCAAGCTCCTTGATGATGACGCCCCTGCAGGCTGCGGCCTATTCCACTGTTACCCAGCTGTTCTTTTTGTTGCTTTTGGCGATGGCTTCGCAGAGGACCACTTCCCTGTGTCCGTCCAAAAACGTCGGGAAAGTGGGTTTGGCTTTAAAATCGCCCTTGGCGATATAGGCGTAGAAAGCTTTGAAGCACTGTTTAAACGTATCCGGATAGCCTTCATTGTGGCCGCCGGGATAGCTCACATAGGGACGCACCGCTTCGGAAAGGAGGCCCGGATCCTTGAGCAGCTTTTCGTTGGCTTTATCGCGATGGCCAACCCACATCTCGTTTGGCGTTTCGCTGTCCCAATAAACGGCGCTCTTACCGCCGCTGATCTCCCAGCGCAGGCAATTTTTGCGGCCGGCGCTGATCTGAGAGACGAAGAGGGTGCCTTTGGCGCCGTTGTCAAAACGCAGGAGAATGGCGCCGCCGTCTTCAGTGTTGACCGCTATGTCTTCCGTAGCCTGGATCTTTTGCACCTTGCCGGAAAAAGATTCCACCTCGCCTTTGGGCCGTTTGCGAACCGGAAAGATGGTGAGCAGGTCGGCGCACAGGGCCACTACCCGCAGCCCGGTGATGTGTTGCACCATATCCAGCCAATGGGTGCCGATGTCTGCGATGGCGCGCAGACTGCCGCCCTCTTCAGCCAGGATGCGCCAGTTGTAATCCGTTTGATAGAGCAGCCAATCCTGCACATAACTGCCGACGATCGAATGCACTTTGCCCAGCCGGTTTTCCTGCACCATCTCGCGCGCCTCCATGCACAGCGGATAGTAGCGCAGATTATAATTCACGCAAGCAGCGAGTTTGCTTTTCTTGGCCAGGTCCACCAACGCCGCGGTCTCGCGCGTGTTCATGGCCAGCGGTTTTTCGCACAGTACATGTTTACCGGCTTTAAGGGCGTCGCGCGCCATTTGAAAGTGCAGCCGGTTGGGCGTGGTAATATGGACGGCATGGACATTTTTATCTTTAAGCACTTCGGTGTAGCTCAAATAAGCCCGGGGCAGCCCCAGTTTCTGCGCCGCCTTGGTCGATTCGGCTTCATCCACACCAAGAATGCCTGCGACTTCGATGCCGAGGCGTCGCAGCGCTTCGGTGTGCGTCGGGCCCATAAAACCTGCACCGATGATCGCTGTACGAATAGAATGCATTTCCGACCTCCTTGTTAGGGTGCTCAAGAACAGAAATCAGGCGCCGGATCCCGTTAGCCCCCGGCGTGTGCATCTTCACTTCATTAAAAACAAATATATTAAAACGTGTCTGCATTTACAAGCAAAAAAGCGGCAAGGACAAGGTCAGTAGACTGGCAGGTCTTGGCAAGCAACCGGAATGGGGGTGTTAGACGTCCGTATCTTGCACCAGCCTGAATGGATGGGGGATTTTCAGCTTGAGCTTTCCATGTGACTGTGAGACCACACCAATAGGCTTGCCATGGCGGGTGGCTGCGTAATAGCGCAGGGCCTCGCCAGGATTTGTTGTTTCTCCTTTACTTAGAAGCTGATGCAACTGGTCGGAGGAAAGCTCCATCAGGGAGCGCGTGATTTGGGCGCCCAACCACTGGGCAGCGCTGCTGGTGAGCTTCCAGAAATGTGATTTTTTCACTGCCAGCGGCAAACCGGTCTTGACCAGGCCCGAGTCCGGTATCGTAAGCCAGGCATTCGTAGTAAGCCAGAGCTTGTGGGTGTTGACGCGGAACCGATATGGCGCAAAAAAAGACGGTTCGATGCCCCATAGCTGGTGCAGATTGGCTAGGATGGGCGAGATTTGCGGATCGTCGAATGGCTGGGTCGGCAACCAGCGAACCGGATGGTTCACCGGTCGAATCGGCAGTCCTGCGGTCTTGCGCAGACGGACGATAAAAAATCCCTCCATGGGATCTGGAAAGGGATAGATGCGCAGCGCCCGCTGCAAGGCGACGG
This window harbors:
- a CDS encoding efflux RND transporter permease subunit, whose protein sequence is MSLSATSIRRPVLAIVMSIVIILFGFIGYTRLGVREYPSVDPPIITVDASYTGANADVIMSQITEPLEESLSGIEGIRTLSSSSREGRSRITVEFNLESDLETAANDVRDRVSRAMQYLPPNADTPIVTKSDADAVPICNLSVLSDRRDLMEMTDIATNNLREKLRTIPGVSEVQVWGSKMYSMRLWFDPGKLAAFNLTLMDVESALNRENVELPSGRIDGAATELTVRTMGRLNTPEEYNNLIIKESGQSIVRLKDVGYAELGPENYRSMTKRDRMPMVSLVLIPQPGANYIEILDEFYRRINQMQRDLPPDIKLSIGFDNTKYIRKSIKEVAETVITAFVLVVLIIFLFLRDWRTTVIPVIAIPISLIGSFFIMYAAGFSINVLTLLGIVLAIGMVVDDAIVVLENIYAKVENHLPPLQAAISGSKEVYFAIISTTVTLAAVFLPVIFLQGLIGRLFREFGIVLAGSIVISAFVSLTLTPMMSSRILREKEKHSRFYSWSEPFFKRIVETYRRALAGFMRHRSWAFVGVAVAVLIIVVTWIALPSELSPYEDRSSIQIRATGPEGLSFEYMSRYMDELVRVVEQEVPERASLFSMTAMGAGASNSGFVRLTLKEPEERTRSQQEIAEQLAPKVNRLTGARAFVAQDQSLSTSRRSSLPVQYVIQAPDFERLKEVLPKFVEEARKNPIFNFVDTDLKFNKPELQVVINRERSRTLGVSTRDISETLRLAYSGGRWGYFIRNAKQYQIIGQLGRGDRDEPMDLKMLYVRNKNGEMVRLDNLVELEEQSSPPTLYRFNRYVAATVSAGLVRGKTIGDGILAMDEIADRVLDDSFRTELTGPSRDFSESSSSVLFAFFLALVLIFLILAAQFESFRDPFVIMLTVPLALAGALLSLWYFNQTINIFSQIGLIMLIGLVTKNGILIVEFANQRRAQGLDIMTAIQDAAVSRFRPIVMTSLSTFLGILPIAMALGAGSESRIPMGIAVCGGLVFSTFLTLFIIPAIYSYLAKRQRSFEYLEVKE
- a CDS encoding TolC family protein: MKTERLFLIFSLLLISGAVGQEQLTLDQAIALAMEHNFAIRVARTEAQIGRNNYHPGNAGMLPELAATASTTHSVSNSKQTYVTGNVIDRTNAVSDAKNLAINFNWTLFDGLAMFANLNKLREFRDMGELEAHRAVETTLNEVISAYYDILLQKQIRQSLEEAVTISEQRLKISEAKHAMGSESRFDLLNARVDLNQDRSSLVNQEINLNNARTSLNELLGRAGDLHFEVKDSITFTRRLTLPELREGLLQNNTDLLWARKNQRVAELEVSAARAPMLPRFGVNGGYTIARSESQSGLMHSNKSHGYNYGVNASYTLFDGFTVHRNWQNARVMERSNELRVLELQNQLEAELTRLFQHYQANMVLIDMEQENVEVARENVAISMEKYRLGSISALQMRDIQVKYLNAESRLISAQYSAKIHEIGLLRLSGQLVRPQEKL
- a CDS encoding Gfo/Idh/MocA family oxidoreductase → MHSIRTAIIGAGFMGPTHTEALRRLGIEVAGILGVDEAESTKAAQKLGLPRAYLSYTEVLKDKNVHAVHITTPNRLHFQMARDALKAGKHVLCEKPLAMNTRETAALVDLAKKSKLAACVNYNLRYYPLCMEAREMVQENRLGKVHSIVGSYVQDWLLYQTDYNWRILAEEGGSLRAIADIGTHWLDMVQHITGLRVVALCADLLTIFPVRKRPKGEVESFSGKVQKIQATEDIAVNTEDGGAILLRFDNGAKGTLFVSQISAGRKNCLRWEISGGKSAVYWDSETPNEMWVGHRDKANEKLLKDPGLLSEAVRPYVSYPGGHNEGYPDTFKQCFKAFYAYIAKGDFKAKPTFPTFLDGHREVVLCEAIAKSNKKNSWVTVE